A window of the Miscanthus floridulus cultivar M001 chromosome 14, ASM1932011v1, whole genome shotgun sequence genome harbors these coding sequences:
- the LOC136505170 gene encoding protein cornichon homolog 2 encodes MSVELILWLFSFASVMVLIGLTAYQLICLSDLEYDYINPYDSSSRINAVVLIEYALQGALCASFLLTLHWFPFLVMAPVTYYHVKLYLARKHLVDVTEIFRQLSGEKKYRMIKLAFYFCLFIITIYRLVMTAVMLFIDEDINLVETRTI; translated from the exons ATGTCTGTGGAGCTCATCCTGTGGCTCTTCTCCTTCGCCTCCGTCATGGTCCTCATCGGCCTCACCGCGTACCAG CTTATCTGTCTGTCAGATTTGGAGTATGACTATATCAACCCATATGATTCATCATCTCGCATCAATGCTGTGGTTTTGATAGAATACGCACTCCAAGGGGCCCTGTGTGCTTCTTTCCTCTTGACATTGCATTGGTTCCCGTTTCTAGTCATGGCGCCAGTGACATACTACCATGTGAAACT GTACTTGGCTCGGAAACATCTTGTAGATGTCACTGAAATTTTTAGACAATTAAGTGGCGAGAAGAAGTACAGGATGATCAAGCTTGCCTTCTACTTCTGCCTATTTATTATAACTATTTACAG GCTTGTGATGACAGCTGTGATGTTGTTTATTGATGAGGACATAAATTTGGTAGAAACTAGGACTATCTAG